The following proteins are co-located in the Paenibacillus sp. FSL H8-0079 genome:
- a CDS encoding AraC family transcriptional regulator yields MPKPKKPVIEYRHYSLPIDFPVLLLSGDRWRISDIKSEHLHFHNHMEIGICYSDGGIMEIKGESVPFRAGDVTFIPRYLPHTTYSSPNNASLWAYIFFSPEELFRHSLKTAQSHIEPNLWAIQGTNCILNKEQHPKIHMLATSIVEEMKQQSPYYRESAYGLLMSLYIELLRVHASNESWSAQEQERDLQGDLVISPVLEFITKNYMMPVTIDYLADLCHLSTTHFRRKFHEIMGTTPLDFLNSTRVEEACKRLKSTEASILSISEQVGFRSISSFNRCFAKLMGESPKTWRKGAHTEAQSAKASILEFTGWV; encoded by the coding sequence ATGCCCAAACCGAAGAAACCTGTCATTGAATATCGCCACTACAGCCTGCCCATTGATTTTCCTGTCCTGTTACTCAGTGGAGACCGCTGGAGAATATCTGATATCAAGAGTGAGCATCTTCATTTCCATAACCACATGGAGATTGGCATCTGTTATTCAGATGGAGGCATCATGGAGATTAAGGGGGAATCTGTACCTTTTCGGGCAGGCGACGTCACGTTCATTCCCCGCTATCTTCCGCATACCACATATAGTTCGCCTAATAACGCCAGCCTGTGGGCCTATATCTTCTTTTCACCGGAAGAGCTCTTCCGTCATTCGCTCAAAACCGCCCAAAGTCACATTGAACCGAATCTATGGGCTATTCAGGGAACCAATTGCATTCTGAATAAGGAACAGCATCCCAAAATTCATATGCTCGCAACTTCAATCGTTGAAGAAATGAAGCAGCAGTCCCCCTATTATCGGGAGAGCGCGTACGGCTTGTTGATGTCTCTATATATCGAACTGCTTCGAGTTCATGCGAGTAACGAGAGTTGGTCAGCGCAAGAACAGGAACGAGATCTCCAAGGTGATTTGGTCATTTCACCCGTGCTGGAGTTTATCACGAAAAATTATATGATGCCCGTGACCATCGATTATCTCGCTGATCTGTGTCATCTGAGTACAACGCATTTTCGCCGCAAGTTCCATGAAATTATGGGAACCACGCCGCTTGATTTTCTGAACAGTACCCGGGTCGAAGAGGCATGCAAGCGATTGAAAAGCACAGAGGCCTCCATTCTGTCCATCTCCGAGCAGGTCGGCTTCCGATCCATCTCCAGCTTTAACCGTTGCTTCGCCAAACTGATGGGAGAATCGCCCAAAACCTGGCGCAAAGGGGCACATACGGAAGCACAGTCTGCAAAAGCGTCCATACTGGAATTTACGGGGTGGGTATGA
- a CDS encoding glycoside hydrolase family 88 protein, which produces MLQVKYDREQILHVIENVTKKTLDMDLTWDWPGGVAYYGVSRAYQTTGNQEILDRLVKWADEYIELGLPSWTVNTCAMGHVLITLYEETGDQKYWDIVLSKVDYLQNHALRFGDNVLQHTVSVSNDFPEQAWADTLFMAAFFLLRVGSKLKDEAMIQDALNQYYWHIKYLQDPTSSLWYHGYNNINKDHMSGFYWGRANAWGAYTMSQVKPQLNDWYLYPQCMDVECALRDQLAALKLVQTENGLWRTVLDDEESYEEVSASAGIAAAMINNGNPLHTKYVQKALEGILNNISEDGRVLGVSGGTAVMKDRDGYRNIPKDWIQGWGQGLALAFLSDMLR; this is translated from the coding sequence ATGCTTCAAGTGAAATATGACAGGGAACAGATCCTACACGTAATCGAGAACGTTACCAAGAAAACACTGGATATGGATCTGACATGGGATTGGCCCGGCGGTGTGGCTTATTATGGCGTATCCAGAGCCTATCAAACGACAGGCAACCAAGAGATTTTGGACAGGCTGGTGAAATGGGCGGACGAATATATCGAGCTGGGGCTGCCAAGTTGGACGGTAAATACATGTGCCATGGGCCATGTGCTCATCACTTTATATGAAGAAACCGGAGATCAGAAATATTGGGATATTGTCCTGAGCAAAGTTGATTATCTCCAGAACCATGCGCTTCGCTTTGGAGACAATGTGCTTCAGCATACGGTATCCGTTTCCAATGATTTCCCGGAACAGGCTTGGGCTGATACCTTGTTTATGGCGGCATTTTTTCTGCTCCGCGTAGGTAGCAAATTAAAAGATGAGGCCATGATTCAGGATGCGCTGAATCAGTATTACTGGCATATCAAATACCTGCAAGATCCGACCAGTAGTCTTTGGTATCACGGTTATAACAATATTAACAAGGACCACATGTCCGGATTTTACTGGGGAAGAGCGAACGCTTGGGGAGCCTATACGATGTCTCAAGTGAAACCGCAATTGAACGACTGGTATTTGTATCCGCAGTGTATGGATGTAGAATGTGCTCTTCGCGATCAATTGGCGGCTCTCAAGCTGGTACAGACCGAGAACGGCTTGTGGCGTACGGTTCTGGATGACGAAGAATCGTATGAAGAGGTGTCAGCTTCCGCGGGTATTGCAGCAGCGATGATCAATAATGGCAATCCACTACATACCAAATACGTGCAAAAGGCATTGGAAGGCATCCTGAACAACATTAGCGAAGATGGACGCGTGCTAGGTGTATCTGGAGGTACCGCGGTGATGAAGGATCGGGATGGCTATCGTAATATTCCAAAAGACTGGATTCAGGGCTGGGGTCAGGGCCTGGCACTCGCTTTTCTGTCCGATATGTTGAGATAG
- the gnpA gene encoding 1,3-beta-galactosyl-N-acetylhexosamine phosphorylase, giving the protein MSKPTKGSFTLPGESGYEALTLELANRWGADVIRDSDGTKLSDEIINAGYGIYSTICIIRDHNEWASRNLDKLQQCFLITNPKVAVQDYVSIYLMEDFFAEQFRVNDSKEAFKYWQVYDRTTGEEVPRGQWNYERESGNVVITGVAPWHKYTVSFMVYRIWEEISMYNHTTNNWDKEHLMQIDPIYTDTQTYLLDWMENWCQGHPETTVVRFTSLFYNFAWIWGSDERNRHLFSDWGSYDFTVSSRALDLFAQKYGYSLSAEDFVNGGKYQVTHMPADQRKLDWMAFINDFVIEFGKKLIDIVHKHDKLAYVFYDDSWVGMEPYNDRFEEFGFDGMIKCVFSGYEARMCSGVKVDTHEIRLHPYLFPVGLGGLPTFKEGGDPTLDTKKYWINIRRALLRESIDRIGLGGYLHLVEPYPDFVDYIEKIAHEFREMKELHQEGKPYQIKTKVAVLHSWGKLRSWTLSGHFHETHMHDLIHVNEALSGLPIEVQFIDFDDIRQGALKDVDVVINAGSAGSAWSGGEHWNDHQGVDILTQWVYEGGTFMGINQPSAIEGYDSFFRMAHVLGVDEDTGARVVHGKWSYEVGDEHGLVPEDANIASKGKGNIYLTDGTAKVLHETDGNITLSTHTFGKGQGIYLSSFEFNWENTRLLQNLIRFAGNEVGEAKYVPDNLYTECAYYPESNILVVINNSDQVQSTTIDTEHGKQTVELDPYDTVITKIGLIKSV; this is encoded by the coding sequence TTGTCCAAACCAACCAAAGGCTCCTTTACACTACCGGGAGAATCCGGTTATGAGGCACTGACGCTGGAACTTGCCAATCGCTGGGGTGCCGATGTGATCCGTGACAGTGACGGTACGAAATTGTCCGATGAGATTATCAATGCCGGATATGGCATCTATTCAACCATTTGCATTATTCGGGATCATAATGAATGGGCATCCCGTAATCTGGATAAGCTGCAGCAATGTTTTCTCATTACGAATCCGAAGGTTGCTGTGCAAGATTATGTATCCATCTATCTAATGGAGGACTTCTTCGCTGAACAATTCAGGGTGAATGATTCCAAAGAAGCGTTTAAATATTGGCAAGTTTATGATCGAACGACTGGGGAAGAGGTACCTAGAGGACAGTGGAATTATGAAAGGGAATCTGGCAATGTTGTCATTACTGGTGTTGCTCCTTGGCATAAATACACGGTGAGTTTCATGGTTTATCGGATATGGGAAGAGATTTCCATGTACAATCACACGACGAATAATTGGGACAAAGAGCATCTGATGCAGATTGACCCGATATATACAGACACCCAAACCTATTTGCTGGATTGGATGGAAAACTGGTGCCAAGGCCACCCGGAAACAACGGTTGTACGTTTTACGTCCCTATTTTATAACTTCGCCTGGATCTGGGGCAGTGATGAGCGGAATCGCCATCTGTTCTCGGATTGGGGTTCATACGATTTCACGGTAAGTTCGAGAGCGCTGGATCTGTTTGCTCAAAAATATGGGTACTCACTCTCCGCCGAGGACTTTGTAAATGGCGGTAAATATCAGGTCACTCATATGCCTGCGGATCAGCGCAAACTGGACTGGATGGCATTTATCAATGATTTTGTGATTGAATTCGGTAAAAAGTTGATTGATATTGTGCACAAACATGACAAGCTGGCGTATGTCTTCTATGATGACAGCTGGGTAGGCATGGAGCCGTACAATGATCGCTTTGAGGAATTTGGATTCGACGGTATGATCAAATGTGTGTTCTCCGGTTATGAGGCAAGAATGTGCTCAGGCGTTAAGGTTGATACCCATGAGATTCGCTTGCATCCATATTTGTTCCCAGTTGGCTTAGGCGGACTTCCTACCTTCAAGGAGGGCGGAGATCCAACCCTGGATACGAAGAAATATTGGATTAATATTCGGCGTGCGTTGCTTCGGGAGTCGATTGACCGGATTGGACTAGGTGGATATTTGCATCTGGTTGAGCCTTACCCGGACTTTGTGGATTATATCGAGAAGATTGCCCATGAATTCAGGGAAATGAAAGAGCTGCATCAAGAGGGAAAACCATATCAGATCAAGACAAAGGTAGCCGTTTTGCATAGCTGGGGCAAGTTAAGATCGTGGACCTTGTCCGGTCATTTTCATGAAACGCATATGCATGATCTGATTCATGTGAATGAGGCGTTATCGGGTTTACCGATCGAGGTCCAATTCATTGATTTTGATGATATTCGTCAGGGTGCATTGAAGGATGTGGATGTCGTCATTAATGCGGGTTCCGCTGGTTCTGCCTGGAGTGGTGGAGAGCATTGGAATGACCACCAAGGTGTAGACATCCTGACCCAGTGGGTGTACGAGGGCGGTACCTTTATGGGTATCAACCAGCCTTCAGCAATTGAAGGGTACGACAGCTTTTTCAGAATGGCGCATGTGCTTGGGGTAGATGAGGATACAGGTGCAAGAGTTGTTCATGGAAAATGGTCGTATGAGGTTGGGGATGAGCATGGTTTGGTACCGGAAGATGCTAATATCGCATCAAAAGGTAAAGGTAACATATATCTTACGGATGGGACAGCCAAAGTATTGCACGAGACAGATGGCAACATTACATTGTCCACGCATACTTTCGGTAAAGGGCAAGGCATCTACTTGTCTTCATTCGAATTCAATTGGGAAAATACGAGATTGCTGCAGAATCTAATTCGTTTTGCCGGGAATGAAGTGGGTGAGGCGAAGTATGTTCCAGATAACTTATATACTGAGTGTGCTTACTACCCTGAGAGCAACATATTGGTTGTGATAAATAATAGTGATCAGGTTCAATCCACAACGATTGATACGGAGCATGGAAAACAAACTGTAGAATTAGATCCGTATGATACGGTGATTACCAAGATTGGCTTAATTAAATCAGTGTAG